TGAAAATCGCAACATATCTTCTATTATATAACATTTTGGTTCCTTTATGTTTGTTTTATTTTACCTTATTGAGTGAATAAATGAAAATTTCAGTCAATAAAAAGGCTTTTTTTAGAAGGCTAGAGTCAGTGAGTTGTTTTTTTATTAGAGGGAAAATCGAATTAAACCATACATGCAAAAAGGAATTTCATTTCAGAGTATTTTGTAGCTGTTTTTTTATTAGGATTTTTAAATTTAAAATAATAGTGTTTATCAGTAGATGAAAATGAACGATTTATGTAAATAAAGATCAAATTAAGTATTGAAACACCCATAGATCATTGACAAAAGCTTTTACGAACGGTATATTTTTAGTATAGTTAGAAATGACTTTTGTTTTTTACTAATTTAATTTTAGATAAGAGTAGTCGAGTATACATAAAAAAGAGTCAGGTATTCATTCCCTTTTTAGTAAAATAAAGTTGGAAGGGATGCTTTTGTGTTGGTATAAAATTGAAGGAAGTGTCCGTTCAGGTATGTTGGATTTAAAAAAATTTAAAATCGGATTGCGCACATTAAAAACAGGGATTAGTGTGTTTTTATGCATGCTTATTTTCACCATATTTGATCGTGGTACACCGATTGTTGCTACGTTAACGGCGGTTTTTGCGTTAAGGGAAGATATGAATAACACCTTGAAGTTTGGTCGACATCGGATCGTGGGAAATACCTTTGGGGCGATTTTTGCTGTTGTTGTCATTTTATTATATGAATGGGTTGGCAATATTGTTTTAGTACAGCTAGTAGGTATTCCACTATTAATTATGATTATGATTACGTTTTGTGTCGCAACAGGGCATAGTGAAGGTGTAGTTGGAGCTTGTGGTACATTTTTAACGATTATTTTTATGATTCCGGAAAACGAGTCTTTTGGTTATGCGTTGCAACGTGTAGTCGATACCTTTATTGGCACTGGGATTGCTTTAGGTGTGAATCATTTTATTCGTCCTAAAAAAGCACGAGCTTCTTCTATCGAGTAAGTAATTATTCGTCAAATCCACAAAAAAACCACTTAGAAAGTTAGATTTCTAAGTGGTTTTTTAATGTAGTTAGAGAACTATTTTAGTTAAAGAAACCAGTCAGCCAGTTAACAAAGTTATCCCAGTTTGTTCGAACATTTTGTAAGAAACCTTGTGCTTGCTCTGAATTTAAACTATTTCGTGCTTCGCCTAACCAGTTTTTAGCATTATTCATGACATCTTCACCAAAACGATTTAATTGATTAATCAATTCTTTATTATCGATGGCAGATGAATTTTGAAAACGAATCATAAAATTGACAATCTCCGTTTTTTGTTCGGGTGTGACTACATTTTCTAAACTATTATTTTTTAAAGCGTCATTCACGATACGTTCTACGTCAGCTTTGGTAGCAAGCTCATCTTGCTTTTTACGGATACTCGCAAGCTCCGCTTTGATTTCAGCAAAAGCCACATTTAAATTGGCATCACTAAACTTAGAGTTATCACTATTCGCATCACTAATACTTGAAATAACCCCTAGCTCTTCTTGTCCAACTGCAATGGCTTCTTTATCAAGTGCTTGGCCGTTTTCATCGAAAGCCATAAATACACCCGCCAAAGCTCCTTCGCCAGTAACTGGAACAGCGGAAGCTACTTTGATAGTCGCATCTGTGACACCGGCCGTAATACTAGCATTACGATATTGTTCTGTTGTGATTAATGTAATATTTTTAGGTGTAACAATTTCAACTTTAACGCCATCACCAGCAGATGTTCGTTGAATTAATGAGCTTGAAAATACTTGAGCTCCGGGGTTATTGCTATTTTGTAAATATTTCCCAATTACTGTCCCATCTACAACAAATTCATCTACAGAATCATCTTTTTTGATGCCTAGCAAATCCCTAGTTTCTTGAATTTGAGCATCACTCAAAGTTACTCCTCTAGTAAAGGCCGGTTTACCCCAAGTTTCATTAATAGGTGTTTGAGCAAAAGCAGTGGTTGAACTAACTAAAAATCCTGTAGCCAATAGTCCTACGAGCCCCGCTGTGATTATTTTTTTAAGTTTCATATCCATACTCCTTCATAGTCAAAATAAGTAAATAATTCTTTTATACAAGTAGTAGGTACATTGTAGCAATATTCCTGCTGGTTCTACAACTGATAAGACTACTTAATAAAAGAATCTTACAAATTTTAAGAGAAATTTAGAGTAATCAGAGCATTTCTTTTGCAAGTAAGCGATAGACATTTAAGCGTTTTTCTTGGCTATGAGGGGTACTGATAATCATCGCTTCTTGGAATCCATAGTACTCGCCTTCTTCTACTAAACGATCTGCCACGGCTTTGGCTGTTCCTACAAAATGAATTTTGCGACTCTCCTGTATTTTTAAACGGTCCATTTCGGTCAAACTGAAATTTTGGGCTTCTTCAGGAGTGATAATTCCAGTTAATTGGCCTTTGGTCATCATTAGACGCTGGATATCTGTTGGTCTAGCTTCAAATTCAGCTTCTTCTATGCTTTCTGCAACAGTTGCTAAATAAGCGACATTGATTTCAGGTTTTTCCATAAAATAAGAGGGGATGAAACGATCTTTATACAGACTTAAGATTTCTTTAGTCATGGAACCACTGAAAAATTGGGCAAAGGAATAGCCGACTCCCATGCGTGCTGCTTGTAACGCACTATCGCCACTAGAGCCTAAAAGCCAAGCTTCAGGTAAAGTAACTGGTGTAGGTGAAGCAATGGTTGTTTGGTAAAGTTCATCTGCCGGGACTTTATCATTGATCAAGGCTAATGTTGTTTCTAGTTTTTCATATAGTTCTCGCATTTGCGGCCGTTTGCTTTGTGCTAAAGCGTAAATAGCTTTCATATCTCCACCAGGCGCACGACCTGCGCCGAAGTCAATTCGTCCTGGACTTAAGGCACTGAGAGTTTTAAATGTTTCTGCCATTTTTAACGGCGAGTAATGCATAATCATAGTTCCACCTGTCCCTAAACGGATATTTTTAGTTAAGGCAGCTAAATGAGCGACAATGATTTCTGGGGCAACACTGGCGACAGATGCAGAACCATGATGCTCTGCAAACCACATCCGGTGATAGCCTAATTCGTCAGCTAACAGGGCTAATTCTTTGGCTTTATCTAGTGCTGCAACGGCAGTATTTCCTTTAGTAACGGGTATTTGATCGAGTACACTTAATTTCATTATTTGTAGGCCTCCTAGGTTCCACTTATTTTAAATAAGATTACTACTTATTATAACCTTCCTAGTTAGATAAGTGAAATAAGTTATCTTCAAAAAATTAACTAAATTCAATGGTTTAAATTAGACAAAAGTGATGTTAACGGTTAGGATTAACATGAATAACATGCTTCATAATTGAAAGGGGTATTTTACTATGTCTGAACAAACTAAAAAAATCTCTACTTTTCTCACATTTTCTGGAAATGCTGAAAAAGCGATGAATTTATATGTCTCTTTGTTTGAGGATGCTAAAATTCTTTCTTTAACGCACTTTGGAGAAGGTGATCGTGGAGTTGTGGGTCAAGTGATGAACGGTGAATTTGAAATCAATGGTCAATCGTTTATGGTGATGGATATGGAAAAACAATATGCTCCAGAGCTTAATTGGGGAGTATCAATTTTTGTACGTTGTCAAGATGAAGCTGAATTTGATCGTTTATTTACAACGTTTTCTGAAGGTGGTTCTGTAATGATGGGACCAGAAGCTGTGAATCATTTGCGTAAAGTTGCTTGGGTGACAGATTCGTTTGGTATAACTTGGCAGCTAATTTGGGAATAGGTATTGATTAAGTTAGTGCGCTTAAGATAAAGCTGTAATTAAAAATATAAAGGAGGGTTTATAATGAAACATATTAAAAAAGAATTCCTGCTTAATTGCAAACCAGAAGAAGCTTGGCAACTAGTTGTTGACCGTAATAAGTATGAAAAATGGGCATTTGCATTCCAAGAAGGGTCAACTTACACAGGCGATATGGGATTGAATGAAACAATCTCATTCGTTGATGG
This Carnobacterium maltaromaticum DSM 20342 DNA region includes the following protein-coding sequences:
- a CDS encoding FUSC family protein, with the translated sequence MCWYKIEGSVRSGMLDLKKFKIGLRTLKTGISVFLCMLIFTIFDRGTPIVATLTAVFALREDMNNTLKFGRHRIVGNTFGAIFAVVVILLYEWVGNIVLVQLVGIPLLIMIMITFCVATGHSEGVVGACGTFLTIIFMIPENESFGYALQRVVDTFIGTGIALGVNHFIRPKKARASSIE
- a CDS encoding DUF1002 domain-containing protein, producing the protein MKLKKIITAGLVGLLATGFLVSSTTAFAQTPINETWGKPAFTRGVTLSDAQIQETRDLLGIKKDDSVDEFVVDGTVIGKYLQNSNNPGAQVFSSSLIQRTSAGDGVKVEIVTPKNITLITTEQYRNASITAGVTDATIKVASAVPVTGEGALAGVFMAFDENGQALDKEAIAVGQEELGVISSISDANSDNSKFSDANLNVAFAEIKAELASIRKKQDELATKADVERIVNDALKNNSLENVVTPEQKTEIVNFMIRFQNSSAIDNKELINQLNRFGEDVMNNAKNWLGEARNSLNSEQAQGFLQNVRTNWDNFVNWLTGFFN
- a CDS encoding MsnO8 family LLM class oxidoreductase, with the translated sequence MKLSVLDQIPVTKGNTAVAALDKAKELALLADELGYHRMWFAEHHGSASVASVAPEIIVAHLAALTKNIRLGTGGTMIMHYSPLKMAETFKTLSALSPGRIDFGAGRAPGGDMKAIYALAQSKRPQMRELYEKLETTLALINDKVPADELYQTTIASPTPVTLPEAWLLGSSGDSALQAARMGVGYSFAQFFSGSMTKEILSLYKDRFIPSYFMEKPEINVAYLATVAESIEEAEFEARPTDIQRLMMTKGQLTGIITPEEAQNFSLTEMDRLKIQESRKIHFVGTAKAVADRLVEEGEYYGFQEAMIISTPHSQEKRLNVYRLLAKEML
- a CDS encoding VOC family protein, with translation MSEQTKKISTFLTFSGNAEKAMNLYVSLFEDAKILSLTHFGEGDRGVVGQVMNGEFEINGQSFMVMDMEKQYAPELNWGVSIFVRCQDEAEFDRLFTTFSEGGSVMMGPEAVNHLRKVAWVTDSFGITWQLIWE